The proteins below are encoded in one region of Oikeobacillus pervagus:
- a CDS encoding metal ABC transporter solute-binding protein, Zn/Mn family — translation MKWLLITILIFTMSACGQNNGEKKENENGPLSIYTTVYPLQDFTQKIGDKYVDVHTIYPPGADEHTFEPSQKDMMALAEADLFFYIGLGLEGFVDKAKNTLKAENVQMVATANQLDEKELLANTGEEEHDHHHSDIDPHVWIDPIYAQSLATAIKDTLVKKMPKHSAVFEKNYEKLIADLDKLNDQFEAMAQNAKINQVIVSHAAYGYWEKRYGIEQIAIQGISSSSEPSQKDLKQLIEEAKKTNTKTILFEQNVSSKLTKVVQNEIGAKPLTIHNLSVLTKKDIDDQMDYFSLMKKNIHTLDEALNP, via the coding sequence ATGAAATGGTTGCTCATCACCATTCTAATTTTTACCATGTCAGCCTGTGGACAAAATAACGGGGAGAAAAAAGAGAATGAAAATGGACCATTATCGATTTATACGACGGTCTATCCCCTTCAAGATTTTACCCAAAAGATTGGCGACAAATATGTGGATGTCCACACAATTTATCCTCCAGGTGCTGATGAACATACATTTGAACCTTCTCAAAAGGATATGATGGCACTGGCAGAAGCAGATCTATTCTTTTATATTGGACTCGGTTTAGAAGGTTTTGTCGATAAAGCAAAAAATACGTTAAAAGCGGAAAATGTCCAAATGGTTGCAACGGCCAATCAATTAGATGAAAAGGAACTTCTAGCGAATACAGGAGAAGAAGAGCATGATCATCATCATTCGGATATCGATCCGCATGTTTGGATCGATCCGATATATGCCCAATCCCTTGCGACTGCCATTAAAGATACACTCGTGAAAAAAATGCCAAAACATTCAGCAGTATTTGAAAAAAATTACGAAAAGCTCATCGCTGATTTGGACAAATTGAATGATCAATTTGAAGCAATGGCTCAAAACGCTAAAATCAATCAAGTCATTGTGTCCCATGCCGCATATGGGTATTGGGAGAAAAGATATGGAATCGAACAAATTGCCATTCAAGGAATCTCATCCAGTAGCGAACCTTCTCAAAAAGATTTGAAACAGTTAATTGAAGAGGCGAAAAAAACCAATACCAAAACCATACTTTTTGAACAAAATGTTTCTTCAAAGTTAACAAAAGTCGTCCAAAACGAAATAGGTGCCAAACCATTAACGATTCATAACTTATCTGTCTTAACAAAAAAGGACATCGACGACCAGATGGATTATTTTTCTTTAATGAAAAAAAACATTCACACACTAGATGAAGCATTAAATCCTTAA
- a CDS encoding hydrolase, with the protein MPEDQKKTYYIHIGNGEILSNSTASPWNFRIYANDDEITRLREIFDANYSVEWKNFYRAHVPYIQYHYDRENDHYDLNMKKVYEMIYALGDEEAKDHIKVMGILDEEERIE; encoded by the coding sequence ATGCCAGAAGATCAAAAGAAAACTTATTATATTCATATTGGAAATGGTGAAATTTTAAGTAATTCCACTGCATCCCCATGGAATTTTCGAATTTATGCAAATGATGATGAAATTACGCGGCTTCGGGAAATTTTTGATGCCAATTACTCTGTTGAATGGAAAAACTTTTATAGGGCACATGTTCCTTATATTCAATATCATTATGATCGAGAAAATGATCATTATGATCTAAACATGAAGAAAGTATATGAAATGATTTATGCACTAGGGGATGAGGAAGCCAAAGATCATATAAAAGTGATGGGGATTTTGGATGAAGAAGAGCGGATCGAGTAA
- a CDS encoding polyribonucleotide nucleotidyltransferase, whose amino-acid sequence MDISTIMAKQVSELQHTLNLNLLKSQMATQAAQVTNMMKAMNTNHHEAPHPYKGQSIDVQA is encoded by the coding sequence ATGGATATTTCAACGATTATGGCCAAGCAAGTTTCAGAGCTACAACATACATTAAACTTGAATTTATTAAAAAGCCAAATGGCTACACAAGCTGCCCAAGTCACGAATATGATGAAGGCCATGAATACAAACCATCATGAGGCACCACATCCTTATAAAGGCCAATCTATAGATGTACAAGCATGA
- a CDS encoding o-succinylbenzoate--CoA ligase: MATTLPNWLKQRAFLTPDREAIRFEKESYTFGQLYEAAKKYAHYFASIGLQKGDFAAVLLKNKPTTIFIIHAFQQLGVPTVLLNHRLTAQELNFQLKDSHAKLLVCDDEFDSLSLQLPNDCQKVLLHQIDLTSTSSFRSEYDLDEICTIMYTSGTTGNPKGVKQSYGNHWWSAMGSSLNLGLYEQDIWLCAVPLFHISGYSILMRSVIYGMTVHLFEHFNEQKINELLVKGEGTIISVVSTMLQRLLHDQTEPYHSRFRCMLLGGGPAPKPLLEQCRDKGIPVFQTYGMTETASQIVTLPPEYSLEKLGSAGKPLFPVQIMIMEGEAILSPHKAGEIIVKGPNVTSGYLHREDANRESFKDGWFHTGDIGYLDEEGFLFVLDRRSDLIISGGENVYPAEIEATLLSHPQVEEAGVIGVKDEKWGEVPVAFLVAKQRAEKEELSHFCRERLAKFKTPKEFIYVEELPRNASKKLLRRELRAIFLKGERNEH, translated from the coding sequence TTGGCTACAACTTTACCCAATTGGTTGAAACAACGAGCTTTTTTAACCCCTGATCGGGAAGCGATTCGTTTTGAAAAAGAATCATATACGTTCGGTCAATTATATGAAGCTGCAAAAAAATATGCCCATTATTTTGCGTCCATCGGTCTTCAAAAAGGGGATTTTGCCGCTGTTTTATTAAAAAATAAGCCAACGACAATCTTTATTATTCATGCCTTTCAACAACTTGGGGTTCCTACTGTTCTTCTGAACCATCGCTTAACAGCACAAGAACTAAACTTTCAATTAAAAGATTCCCATGCAAAATTACTCGTTTGTGATGATGAATTCGATTCACTATCTTTACAACTTCCGAATGATTGTCAAAAGGTATTGCTGCATCAAATTGATCTCACTTCGACTTCTTCCTTTCGTTCTGAATACGATTTAGACGAAATATGTACCATTATGTACACATCTGGCACGACCGGGAACCCAAAAGGTGTGAAGCAATCATATGGAAACCATTGGTGGAGTGCGATGGGTTCGTCTTTGAATCTTGGGTTATATGAGCAAGATATTTGGTTATGTGCGGTCCCATTATTTCATATAAGCGGGTATTCCATCTTAATGCGTAGTGTGATTTATGGAATGACTGTTCACCTGTTTGAGCATTTTAACGAACAGAAAATTAATGAGCTTCTTGTTAAAGGAGAAGGAACTATTATTTCTGTTGTTTCCACCATGCTCCAGAGACTATTACACGATCAAACAGAACCTTATCATTCTCGTTTTCGCTGTATGTTACTAGGTGGGGGTCCAGCACCAAAACCATTACTCGAACAATGTAGAGATAAAGGGATCCCTGTTTTTCAAACCTATGGAATGACGGAAACAGCCTCTCAAATCGTTACTCTTCCTCCTGAATACAGCCTTGAAAAATTAGGTTCGGCAGGTAAGCCACTTTTTCCCGTACAAATTATGATCATGGAAGGGGAAGCGATTTTATCTCCTCATAAAGCGGGTGAAATTATTGTAAAAGGACCGAATGTGACGAGTGGATATTTACACCGAGAAGATGCGAATCGTGAAAGCTTTAAGGACGGCTGGTTCCATACTGGCGATATTGGCTATCTTGACGAAGAAGGGTTTCTCTTTGTTTTAGATCGTCGTTCTGATTTAATCATCTCTGGTGGTGAGAATGTCTATCCTGCAGAAATCGAAGCAACTCTCCTTTCTCATCCCCAAGTTGAAGAGGCAGGGGTCATTGGGGTGAAAGATGAAAAATGGGGAGAGGTTCCTGTCGCCTTTTTAGTTGCTAAACAAAGGGCTGAAAAAGAAGAACTTTCCCATTTTTGTCGTGAAAGGCTTGCCAAATTTAAGACTCCAAAGGAATTTATTTATGTTGAGGAGCTTCCAAGAAATGCCTCGAAAAAATTATTGCGAAGGGAGTTAAGGGCTATTTTTTTGAAAGGGGAACGAAATGAACATTAA
- a CDS encoding DUF1540 domain-containing protein — MAKDVLCEVNNCHFWKNGNKCSADQIYVVSHTGKQAEHQKETDCKTFEPS; from the coding sequence ATGGCAAAAGACGTCCTTTGTGAAGTGAACAATTGTCATTTCTGGAAAAACGGAAACAAATGCAGCGCAGACCAAATATACGTCGTAAGTCATACAGGTAAACAAGCCGAACACCAAAAAGAAACCGACTGCAAAACATTCGAACCATCCTAA
- the ytzI gene encoding YtzI protein, with amino-acid sequence MKTVMIIAIIVFIIVLVLTLFAIGKGYQYKHTVDPISPDSKEGLSDDDHEAKK; translated from the coding sequence ATGAAGACAGTGATGATTATTGCCATTATCGTTTTTATCATTGTTTTAGTCTTAACTTTATTTGCGATTGGAAAAGGATATCAATATAAACATACAGTTGATCCGATCTCGCCTGATTCGAAAGAAGGACTAAGTGATGATGATCATGAGGCAAAAAAATAA
- the yidD gene encoding membrane protein insertion efficiency factor YidD, producing the protein MLKKFFLLLIRIYQKFISPLKPPSCRFYPTCSHYGLEAIQRFGAFKGGWLTIKRILKCHPFHPGGFDPVPEKENSRKRNH; encoded by the coding sequence ATGCTAAAAAAATTTTTTCTATTACTCATCCGAATTTATCAAAAATTTATCTCTCCTTTAAAACCACCTTCATGCCGATTTTATCCGACTTGCTCTCATTATGGACTCGAAGCTATTCAACGTTTTGGTGCGTTCAAAGGGGGATGGCTTACAATCAAAAGAATTTTAAAATGTCACCCATTTCACCCCGGTGGATTTGACCCTGTTCCGGAAAAAGAAAATTCCAGGAAAAGAAATCATTGA
- a CDS encoding DUF6612 family protein: MRKFLHIMPVISLLFLMTACSQITSKTPKAEEKNMTASFIFNRSIEKLKNINSFHSEMKLTQKADTNPTVSKETISTSSMDVNIEPFAVFQDMKRTETVGEQSSTFSSKVYWTKAGLFYFDQNQSKWFKVQKEIADQFISIPENQKNLSLQLEQLKAHVDDMKVTENDTHYTLSLTSEKQSLDPFLKDFLTSTFPTGPKKIDNEMLKLFSFEDVVLDIQFDKQSFLPTKIFISLNIIHKGAKAKIYQEIESTYSEFNKVLSIEVPDNILNHAIKLQ; the protein is encoded by the coding sequence ATGAGGAAATTTTTACACATAATGCCTGTGATCTCTTTGCTTTTTTTGATGACCGCTTGTAGCCAAATCACTTCCAAAACACCTAAGGCAGAGGAGAAAAACATGACGGCTTCATTTATTTTTAACCGGTCAATAGAAAAACTGAAGAACATCAACAGCTTCCATTCAGAAATGAAATTAACACAAAAAGCGGATACAAATCCAACCGTATCAAAAGAAACCATTTCAACTAGCTCAATGGACGTGAATATCGAACCATTTGCTGTTTTTCAGGACATGAAACGAACAGAAACAGTAGGGGAACAATCCTCAACCTTTTCATCGAAGGTGTATTGGACAAAAGCTGGGTTATTTTATTTTGATCAAAACCAATCAAAATGGTTTAAAGTTCAAAAAGAAATTGCGGATCAATTCATTTCTATTCCAGAGAATCAAAAAAACCTTAGTTTACAGTTGGAACAATTAAAGGCCCATGTAGACGATATGAAGGTGACAGAAAATGATACACATTACACTCTCTCGCTTACTTCAGAAAAACAATCTTTAGATCCTTTTCTCAAAGATTTTTTAACATCCACTTTTCCAACTGGACCGAAAAAGATCGATAATGAAATGTTAAAGCTCTTTTCTTTTGAAGATGTCGTACTCGATATTCAATTTGATAAACAGTCATTTTTACCAACCAAAATATTTATTTCATTAAATATTATTCATAAAGGGGCCAAAGCCAAGATCTATCAAGAAATTGAATCTACCTACAGTGAATTTAATAAAGTATTAAGTATCGAAGTACCAGACAATATTCTAAATCACGCGATAAAATTACAGTAA
- a CDS encoding DUF6154 family protein, producing the protein MKLVDELFEIYRGRLQGTDEDLDMIALAVIEQFDRNELMEMVYEMKEEELQYFIRLYLLEMLKEKFSKDDTNSATFRPNFLH; encoded by the coding sequence ATGAAATTAGTTGATGAGCTTTTTGAAATATATCGCGGAAGGCTTCAAGGGACAGATGAAGATTTAGACATGATTGCACTCGCCGTGATTGAACAGTTTGATCGAAATGAATTGATGGAAATGGTCTATGAAATGAAAGAAGAAGAATTACAATATTTCATTCGGCTATACCTATTAGAAATGCTAAAAGAGAAATTTTCCAAAGATGACACTAATTCAGCTACATTTAGACCAAATTTTTTACATTGA
- the menC gene encoding o-succinylbenzoate synthase: protein MNIKHIHLHIIQMKLKSPFITHLEHVTDRKGIILKVIDDEGNIGVGEAVAFTTPWYTEETVQTCYHMIKDILFPLIRQQNISSPENVSTFFLPVRGNQMAKAAIETAIWDLWAKRENKTLASVLGGKKKVIEAGAVVGASSVEKALEQTNRLVEKGFKRIKVKIHPGLDIELVEQIRKNFPDLLLMADANSAYSLADIERLKVLDEYDLLMIEQPLAFDDIVQHSYLQKEIKTPICLDESIHSIRDVENAISLSSCQVINIKIGRVGGLNEAKKIYQLCMQHGLDVWVGGMIEFGVSRACNVALSTLEGIHIPGDIMSSNHYWEEDIIEPGITVSNGQIRVSDEIGMGYQLNEKRLQQVSVFEEILS, encoded by the coding sequence ATGAACATTAAACATATTCACCTTCATATCATTCAAATGAAATTGAAATCCCCGTTTATTACTCATTTGGAACATGTAACAGATCGAAAAGGGATAATTCTTAAAGTAATAGATGATGAAGGAAATATAGGGGTTGGAGAGGCGGTTGCATTTACAACACCTTGGTATACAGAAGAAACGGTACAAACTTGTTATCATATGATCAAGGACATCCTCTTTCCACTTATACGCCAGCAAAACATTTCAAGCCCAGAAAATGTTTCCACTTTCTTTCTCCCTGTACGGGGAAACCAAATGGCCAAGGCAGCCATTGAAACCGCAATTTGGGATCTCTGGGCCAAGCGCGAGAATAAAACGTTGGCGAGTGTATTAGGGGGAAAGAAAAAAGTTATCGAGGCGGGGGCCGTTGTCGGTGCATCTTCCGTTGAGAAAGCTTTAGAGCAAACGAACCGGTTGGTTGAAAAAGGCTTTAAACGAATTAAGGTAAAAATTCATCCTGGTTTAGATATCGAACTAGTTGAACAAATCCGAAAGAACTTTCCTGATCTATTATTGATGGCAGATGCGAACTCGGCTTATTCATTAGCAGATATCGAACGATTAAAGGTTTTAGACGAGTATGATTTATTGATGATTGAGCAACCATTGGCATTCGATGATATTGTACAACATTCGTATCTCCAAAAAGAAATTAAAACTCCGATTTGTTTGGATGAAAGTATTCATTCGATTCGAGACGTTGAAAATGCCATTAGTCTGAGTAGTTGTCAAGTGATCAATATTAAAATTGGGCGTGTCGGTGGATTAAATGAAGCGAAAAAAATTTACCAACTTTGCATGCAACATGGACTGGATGTTTGGGTTGGTGGAATGATTGAATTTGGCGTTTCAAGGGCGTGTAACGTTGCCTTATCTACGCTTGAAGGGATTCATATTCCGGGAGATATTATGTCGTCTAATCACTATTGGGAAGAGGATATTATCGAACCGGGAATCACTGTTTCGAATGGACAAATTAGAGTAAGTGACGAAATTGGAATGGGTTATCAATTAAATGAAAAACGTTTGCAACAAGTGAGTGTTTTCGAGGAGATTCTTAGTTAA
- a CDS encoding Dps family protein, which translates to MANQLTVIVNKQIANWTVMYTKLHNYHWFVKGPQFFVLHVKFEELYNEASVHIDELAERLLALEGKPVATLQESLQLASVKEAEGNETAEQMVQAIVNDFSLMIQELKEGMDLASETGDETTGDMLLAIHQGLEKHVWMLKSFLG; encoded by the coding sequence ATGGCAAATCAACTAACAGTAATCGTGAACAAGCAAATTGCAAATTGGACTGTAATGTATACGAAGTTACATAATTACCACTGGTTTGTAAAAGGTCCTCAGTTTTTTGTTTTACATGTTAAGTTTGAGGAATTGTATAATGAAGCATCTGTCCATATCGACGAATTAGCGGAACGTTTATTAGCACTTGAAGGGAAACCAGTTGCAACATTACAAGAATCTCTTCAGCTAGCAAGTGTGAAAGAAGCAGAAGGAAATGAAACTGCTGAACAAATGGTACAAGCGATTGTAAATGACTTCTCTCTCATGATTCAAGAGCTTAAAGAAGGCATGGATCTTGCAAGTGAAACAGGGGATGAAACAACAGGAGATATGTTATTAGCGATCCATCAAGGGTTAGAGAAACATGTATGGATGCTCAAATCATTCCTAGGATAA